A stretch of Gemmatimonas aurantiaca T-27 DNA encodes these proteins:
- a CDS encoding endonuclease I family protein, translating to MTHLFSPRARGAVARMATPFAIALLAACGGGGTSTAPPPTNTCRTEPPAAQASYYAPARSRCDAALLTSIQQLVRGQRTLGYTSARDSLYAFVDRGTRPWIIDLYTGRQAVGVTTRATAAQNSINTEHTWPRSRGAEVDPALSDLHHLFSSDSAANERRSNYPFGLVRGTVLWTGPVSGSGDMSRLGYASGNSGQIVFEPRASVRGDIARGLLYFYIRYGADRPSGFSLTNFAQERDLLIAWAREDAVDAWERGRNDAIQRAQGNRNPFIDWPELLDLLPTLPLS from the coding sequence ATGACGCACTTGTTCAGCCCACGTGCCCGGGGGGCCGTCGCACGGATGGCCACACCGTTCGCGATCGCGCTCCTGGCTGCCTGTGGCGGTGGTGGCACGAGCACCGCCCCGCCTCCAACCAACACCTGCCGTACGGAACCACCCGCAGCGCAGGCGTCCTACTACGCGCCCGCCAGGAGCCGTTGTGATGCCGCACTGCTCACCAGCATCCAGCAACTGGTGCGAGGGCAGCGCACGCTGGGCTACACGTCGGCACGAGACTCCCTCTATGCCTTTGTGGATCGAGGCACGCGTCCGTGGATCATTGATCTCTACACGGGCCGGCAAGCGGTGGGCGTGACCACACGGGCCACCGCGGCGCAGAACAGTATCAACACCGAGCACACCTGGCCCCGTAGCCGCGGGGCCGAAGTGGATCCCGCCCTGAGCGACCTCCACCATCTCTTCAGCTCCGACTCGGCCGCCAATGAACGGCGGTCCAACTACCCGTTTGGCCTCGTACGCGGCACCGTGCTGTGGACAGGGCCCGTGTCGGGCAGCGGAGACATGAGCCGGCTCGGCTATGCGAGTGGCAACAGCGGACAAATCGTGTTCGAACCGCGAGCCAGTGTGCGCGGGGACATCGCGCGTGGGTTGCTCTACTTCTACATCCGCTATGGAGCCGACCGGCCCAGTGGGTTCAGCCTCACCAACTTCGCACAGGAACGCGACCTGCTCATCGCCTGGGCACGTGAAGATGCCGTGGATGCCTGGGAGCGCGGACGCAATGATGCCATTCAACGCGCACAAGGCAACCGGAATCCGTTCATCGACTGGCCCGAGTTGCTCGACTTGCTGCCCACCCTACCACTCAGTTGA